From the genome of Parazoarcus communis, one region includes:
- a CDS encoding DNA topoisomerase IV subunit B, with product MAGTQYDESSFRVLKGLEPVRERPGMYTRTDSPTHIIQEVIDNAADEALAGFAKKIHVTLHLDGSVMVADDGRGIPVGLHPVEGVPVVVLAYTRLHAGGKFDKREGNSAYAFSGGLHGVGVSVTNALSTRIEVEVKRDGKIHRIDFSEGGETISPVRIEGDCGRQTGTRVRVWPDPKYFESPRVPMNELERLLRSKAVLLSGVAVRLDIEQANGPMLTKTWSYPEGLAGYLNEVSGDIEPVAPIFTGEKYAGKDDTSFAPGEGASWALAWFESTVPSESYVNLIPTVNGGTHESGLRAGVFDAMKSFIDHHTLLPRGVKLQQEDVCGRMSFVLSARLLDPQFQGQVKEKLNSREAVKLVSSQIRDPFEIWLNNHVEAGKAIAELSIKQALSRQKSAQKVEKRKTSGVAVLPGKLSDCESEDIAHNELFLVEGDSAGGSAKMARNKETQAILPLRGKVQNAWEIDPDRILANAEIHDIAVALGVDAHRPDSTPDLSGLRYGKIVIMSDADVDGAHIQTLLLTLFFRHFPKLIEHGHVYVAQPPLYRVDVPAQGKKRPPRRLYALDEGELTAMRDRLAAEGFKPEAIEIGRFKGLGEMNPDQLRETTMDPATRRVLPVHVRVGAFDDTLKMFTLLMGKGEASGRRAWMEEKGDSVEADI from the coding sequence ATGGCAGGCACGCAATACGACGAATCCTCCTTTCGCGTTCTCAAGGGACTCGAGCCGGTGCGCGAACGCCCGGGCATGTACACCCGGACCGACAGCCCCACCCATATCATTCAGGAAGTCATCGACAACGCCGCAGACGAGGCGCTGGCTGGTTTCGCCAAGAAGATTCACGTCACCCTGCACCTCGATGGCTCGGTCATGGTGGCCGACGACGGTCGCGGCATCCCGGTCGGCCTGCATCCCGTCGAAGGCGTGCCCGTGGTCGTGCTGGCCTATACCCGGCTGCACGCAGGTGGCAAGTTCGACAAGCGCGAGGGCAATTCCGCCTATGCGTTCTCTGGCGGCCTGCACGGTGTGGGCGTCTCGGTCACCAATGCGCTGTCCACCCGCATCGAAGTGGAAGTAAAGCGCGACGGCAAGATCCACCGCATCGACTTCTCCGAAGGCGGCGAAACCATTAGCCCGGTGCGCATCGAAGGCGACTGCGGGCGTCAGACCGGCACCCGCGTGCGCGTGTGGCCTGACCCGAAGTATTTCGAGTCGCCCCGTGTGCCGATGAACGAGCTCGAACGTCTGTTGCGCTCCAAGGCCGTGCTGCTGTCGGGCGTGGCCGTGCGCCTCGACATCGAGCAGGCCAACGGCCCGATGCTGACCAAGACCTGGTCCTACCCGGAAGGTCTGGCAGGCTATCTCAACGAGGTATCGGGCGATATCGAGCCGGTGGCACCGATCTTCACCGGCGAGAAGTACGCAGGCAAGGATGACACCAGCTTTGCGCCGGGCGAAGGTGCGAGCTGGGCGCTGGCCTGGTTCGAATCCACGGTACCGAGCGAGTCCTACGTCAACCTGATTCCAACCGTCAATGGCGGCACCCATGAATCCGGCCTGCGCGCCGGGGTCTTCGATGCGATGAAATCCTTCATCGACCATCACACCCTGCTGCCACGCGGCGTGAAGCTGCAGCAGGAAGACGTGTGCGGGCGCATGAGTTTCGTACTCTCGGCACGTCTGCTCGACCCGCAGTTCCAGGGCCAGGTGAAGGAAAAGCTCAACTCGCGCGAAGCGGTGAAGCTCGTCTCCAGCCAGATCCGCGACCCCTTCGAGATCTGGCTCAACAATCACGTCGAAGCCGGCAAGGCGATTGCCGAGTTGTCGATCAAACAGGCCTTGTCGCGGCAGAAGAGCGCGCAGAAAGTCGAAAAACGGAAGACGTCCGGCGTGGCCGTGCTGCCGGGCAAGCTCTCCGATTGCGAGTCAGAGGATATCGCGCACAACGAACTCTTCCTGGTCGAGGGCGACTCCGCCGGCGGCTCGGCCAAGATGGCGCGCAATAAGGAAACCCAGGCCATCCTGCCACTGCGCGGCAAGGTGCAGAACGCATGGGAGATCGACCCCGACCGCATCCTGGCCAATGCCGAGATTCACGACATTGCCGTGGCCCTCGGCGTGGATGCCCACCGCCCCGACAGCACACCTGACCTCAGCGGCCTGCGCTACGGCAAGATCGTCATCATGTCCGACGCGGACGTCGACGGCGCGCACATCCAGACCCTGTTGCTGACCCTGTTCTTCCGCCACTTCCCCAAGCTGATCGAACATGGCCACGTCTATGTCGCGCAGCCGCCGCTGTACCGGGTGGATGTACCCGCCCAGGGCAAGAAGCGCCCGCCCCGCCGTCTGTATGCGCTGGACGAAGGCGAACTCACCGCGATGCGCGACCGTCTCGCCGCCGAAGGTTTCAAGCCCGAGGCCATCGAGATCGGCCGCTTCAAGGGTCTTGGCGAGATGAACCCCGATCAGTTGCGCGAAACCACCATGGACCCGGCCACCCGCCGCGTGCTGCCGGTGCACGTGCGCGTTGGCGCTTTCGACGACACGCTGAAAATGTTCACCCTGCTGATGGGCAAGGGCGAAGCCTCCGGGCGCCGCGCCTGGATGGAAGAAAAGGGCGATTCGGTTGAAGCGGATATCTGA
- a CDS encoding flagella synthesis protein FlgN translates to MQTPAPAEIQRIALLIEAEAIQLREFVDHLQREETLLVSGDTEGLLALTTAKTERYRQLQRLHDDRALLLGRLGLPNKDASIRHVCAQLPRVLKRWDEVIELARQARTRNELNGKLINERMQHNQAALSVLLSAANHPQLYDADGQSRPTGGGRILGSA, encoded by the coding sequence ATGCAGACACCTGCGCCCGCCGAAATACAGCGCATCGCGCTCCTGATCGAAGCTGAAGCGATTCAGCTGAGGGAATTCGTCGACCATCTCCAGCGCGAAGAAACCCTCCTCGTGAGCGGCGATACCGAAGGGCTGCTGGCGCTTACCACAGCCAAGACCGAACGCTACCGGCAGCTCCAACGCCTGCACGACGACCGCGCCTTGCTGCTCGGCCGCCTCGGCCTCCCCAACAAGGATGCCTCGATCCGCCACGTGTGCGCTCAGCTTCCGCGCGTGCTGAAGCGATGGGACGAAGTCATCGAGCTCGCCCGGCAGGCCCGCACACGCAACGAGCTCAACGGCAAGCTCATCAACGAACGCATGCAGCACAATCAGGCCGCACTCTCGGTCCTGCTCTCCGCCGCAAATCATCCACAACTGTACGACGCCGACGGCCAGTCTCGCCCCACCGGCGGCGGCCGCATCCTCGGCAGCGCCTGA
- the flgM gene encoding flagellar biosynthesis anti-sigma factor FlgM: MKIEGTGKPLGSVQPADARPKPAAGTPPPAGGDKVELSSLSSSMQKAEAAMANTPVSDKSRVDEIKLAISEGRFKIDANRIADGLIDSVRGLLDGQTRS; encoded by the coding sequence ATGAAGATCGAAGGCACGGGCAAGCCGCTTGGGTCGGTACAGCCAGCGGACGCAAGACCCAAACCCGCAGCAGGCACACCGCCTCCAGCCGGGGGCGACAAGGTCGAACTTTCATCGCTGTCGTCGAGCATGCAGAAAGCCGAAGCCGCGATGGCCAACACCCCGGTTTCGGATAAGAGCCGCGTAGATGAGATCAAACTCGCCATCAGCGAAGGCCGCTTCAAGATCGACGCCAACCGTATCGCCGACGGCCTGATCGACAGCGTTCGCGGCCTCCTCGACGGGCAGACACGCAGCTGA
- the flgA gene encoding flagellar basal body P-ring formation chaperone FlgA, with protein MKIPLSALRSSRRLILALAASGLMLAASPLHAQQPPAPVTAVAHQLLELETRGLPGRVELQISALDSRNQLPPCAQLEAFIPGGTRPWGAISVGVRCESPVTWQVYLQARVAVINDYLVSARPLRAGQIVGPADIARRNGDLTALPDNTLTDPAQVVGHRTRYALASGNPIRGDMLRIPAAVKQGQNVKVISRGEGFQVSSEGRAMNTAAPGESVRVRMSNNQVITGTATTDGNVEVGF; from the coding sequence ATGAAGATTCCACTTTCCGCCCTGCGCTCAAGCCGAAGACTCATCCTCGCGCTGGCCGCATCCGGCCTCATGCTGGCCGCATCGCCGCTGCACGCTCAACAGCCGCCTGCACCGGTGACTGCCGTCGCGCACCAGCTGCTCGAACTCGAGACACGCGGCCTGCCCGGTCGCGTCGAGCTGCAGATCAGCGCGCTCGATTCACGCAATCAACTCCCGCCTTGCGCCCAACTCGAAGCCTTCATCCCAGGCGGGACACGCCCCTGGGGGGCGATCAGCGTCGGCGTGCGTTGCGAATCGCCGGTAACGTGGCAGGTATACCTGCAGGCACGTGTCGCGGTGATCAACGACTACTTGGTCTCCGCCCGCCCGCTGCGCGCTGGCCAGATCGTCGGCCCGGCAGATATCGCGCGACGGAACGGCGACCTGACCGCCCTGCCCGACAACACGCTGACCGACCCGGCGCAGGTGGTCGGACATCGCACCCGCTATGCGCTCGCCAGCGGCAATCCGATTCGCGGCGACATGCTGCGCATCCCCGCTGCGGTCAAGCAGGGACAGAACGTGAAAGTCATCAGCCGTGGTGAAGGCTTTCAGGTCTCCAGCGAAGGCCGCGCCATGAACACCGCCGCGCCGGGCGAGAGCGTACGCGTGCGCATGTCCAACAATCAGGTCATCACCGGCACGGCCACGACAGATGGCAACGTCGAAGTCGGTTTCTGA